A genomic segment from Solenopsis invicta isolate M01_SB chromosome 5, UNIL_Sinv_3.0, whole genome shotgun sequence encodes:
- the LOC105195215 gene encoding probable phospholipid-transporting ATPase IA isoform X2 has product MSDKSLLPRRIAGRNVEKSPLGVHARISPVTSVVPRSWCHASLEAAVNLDPLGSNARVVKTCCTTATAVAAVAAYIIVDDRSFAPAQPMQPARGNPRVPSPEPLRPFTPPDLSSIPHMDDTPLHNGSGNNNLGGGNTANRANDGGEEETTGPYIVGSPIDLGDIDNVDNIGLRLDPITRSSRRRMREHIELQETGSPDSDVGPVRAENGGSQGDDQPAAQQNDGEERIIFVNAPHQPAKYKNNHITTAKYSFLTFIPLFLFEQFRRYSNCFFLFIALMQQIPDVSPTGRWTTLVPLIFILSLSALKEIVEDVKRHRADDEINMSEVEVLRDGRWQWIQWRAVAVGDVVKVHNNTFFPADLILLSSSEPQGMSFIETANLDGETNLKIRQAHSDTANLLDTAELTNFRANIQCEPPNRHLYEFHGVLRETNKQSVALGPDQLLLRGAVLRNTRWVFGVVIYTGHDTKLMQNNTTTAPLKRSSLDRVINTQTLMLFFILLLLCILSTIFNVVWTNANKDGLWYLGLKEEMSKNFIFNLLTFIILFNNLIPISLQVTLEVVRFVQATFINMDIEMYHPETDTPAMARTSNLNEELGIVKYIFTDKTGTLTKNVMEFKRCSVGGRLYDLPNPLNGTSDESTSDSSCELIKDIMEGRSVRDLSNPIDKKKAEHAKILHEFMVMLSVCHTVIPEKIDDSLFYHAASPDERALVDGARKFNYVFDTRTPNYVEIVALGETQRYEILNVIEFTSARKRMSVIVKTPEGKIKIFCKGADSVIYERLMSASLETSDLDSEHVDDFRETTLEHLENFATDGLRTLCFAVADIPENVYQWWRESYHKASISLRNRESMLEQSANFIESKLTLLGATAIEDQLQDQVPETIQAFIQADIYVWVLTGDKQETAINIGYSCKLITHGMPLYIINETSLDKTREVIIQRCLDFGIDLKCQNDVALIIDGSTLDYALSCDIRMEFLELCSACKVVICCRVSPIQKAEVVDLITSNKKAVTLAIGDGANDVAMIQKAHIGVGISGVEGLQAACASDYSIAQFRFLKRLLFVHGSWNYSRMCKLILYSFYKNICLYVIELWFAIYSGWSGQILFERWSIGLYNVVFTAAPPLAMGLFDKVCSAETHLAHPGLYATKNNGGSSFNIKVFWVWIINALIHSSLLYWLPLMALKQDVAWANGRDGGYLLLGNFVYTYVVVTVCAKAGLIINSWTWVTHLATWGSIILWFLFILIYSNFWPVLNVGAVMLGNDKMLFSSPVFWLGLILIPIAVLLLDVTVKAVKNTVWKSVTEAARENEIRKSDPGDIFNNQDYRSSLTETARLLKNVKSVFTRRSNAASRVSVEVELSQINELRPLLLRMLRDADGFAFSQEEGGSVTQTDVIRAYDTNLPKPGGM; this is encoded by the exons ATGTCCGATAAAAGCCTCCTCCCTCGGCGAATCGCCGGGCGGAATGTTGAAAAGTCGCCGCTCGGCGTGCACGCACGAATTTCGCCCGTGACGAGCGTCGTGCCGCGAAGTTGGTGTCACGCGAGCCTCGAAGCCGCTGTGAATTTAGATCCGCTCGGGAGTAACGCGCGGGTAGTAAAGACGTGTTgcacgacggcgacggcggtggcggcggtggcggcttACATAATCGTCGACGACAGAAGTTTC GCGCCGGCACAGCCGATGCAACCAGCCAGGGGGAACCCCCGGGTTCCTAGTCCTGAGCCGTTGCGACCGTTCACCCCGCCGGACCTCTCTTCCATACCCCACATGGACGACACACCCCTGCACAATGGCAGCGGCAACAACAACCTCGGCGGTGGCAATACGGCCAACCGGGCGAACGACGGCGGAGAGGAAGAAACCACCGGGCCCTATATCGTCGGTAGTCCCATCGATCTCGGGGATATCGATAATGTCGACAATATCGGCCTCCGTCTGGACCCGATCACGCGCAGCAGTAGACGGAGAATGCGGGAGCACATCGAGCTGCAGGAGACCGGCTCGCCGGATTCCGACG TTGGTCCGGTAAGGGCGGAAAATGGTGGCTCACAGGGCGATGATCAACCAGCCGCGCAACAGAATGACGGCGAGGAGAGGATCATTTTCGTCAATGCCCCTCATCAGCCTGCGAAATACAAGAACAATCACATTACTACCGCGAAATACTCGTTTCTAACGTTCATACCCTTATTCCTGTTCGAACAGTTTCGCCGTTACAGCAATTGCTTCTTCCTGTTCATCGCACTCATGCAG caaATACCAGACGTATCTCCGACAGGACGCTGGACAACATTGGTTCCACTGATTTTTATTCTCAGCTTGTCCGCTTTGAAAGAGATAGTCGAGGACGTT AAGAGGCACAGAGCGGACGATGAAATAAATATGAGTGAGGTGGAGGTACTGAGGGACGGACGCTGGCAGTGGATACAGTGGCGCGCAGTGGCTGTCGGCGATGTGGTTAAG GTTCACAACAACACTTTCTTCCCCGCTGATTTGATTTTGTTGTCGTCGTCGGAGCCACAGGGTATGTCTTTCATAGAGACCGCTAATCTGGACGGCGAGACGAATCTGAAGATCCGACAGGCCCATTCCGACACTGCCAATCTCTTGGATACCGCGGAATTGACGAATTTTCGCGCTAACATCCAATGCGAACCGCCCAATAGGCATTTGTACGAGTTCCATGGAGTCCTACGGGAGACCAATAAACA GAGTGTAGCTTTAGGACCAGATCAATTGTTGCTCCGAGGCGCGGTGTTGCGGAACACGCGGTGGGTGTTCGGTGTAGTCATCTACACGGGACACGACACAAAACTCATGCAGAATAATACCACGACAGCGCCGTTGAAACGATCTTCCCTGGATCGGGTGATCAATACGCAGACATTGATGCTATTTTTCATACTCCTTCTCTTATGCATTCTTTCCACGATATTCAATGTCGTATGGACGAACGCCAACAAGGATGGCCTCTGGTATCTGGGATTAAAAG AGGAAATGAGTAAAAACTTCATTTTCAATCTACTGACGTTCATCATTCTCTTCAATAATTTAATACCAATATCGCTGCAAGTAACGCTTGAGGTAGTGAGATTCGTTCAGGCCACGTTTATTAATATGGACATAGAGATGTATCATCCGGAAACGGATACCCCAGCGATGGCTCGTACAAGTAATCTGAACGAAGAGCTTGgaatagttaaatatatatttacggaTAAAACCGGCACTCTTACGAAGAACGTCATGGAATTCAAGCGATGTTCAGTCGGTGGAAGACTGTACGA TTTGCCAAATCCTTTGAACGGTACGTCCGACGAAAGTACGAGCGACAGCAGTTGCGAGTTGATCAAGGATATTATGGAGGGAAGGTCCGTGCGGGACTTGTCGAATCCTATCGATAAGAAGAAGGCGGAACATGCAAAAATACTTCACGAATTTATGGTCATGTTGTCGGTTTGCCACACAGTTATTCCCGAGAAAATAGACGATTCCCTATTTTATCACGCTGCGTCTCCTG ACGAAAGAGCACTGGTAGACGGAGCACGTAAATTTAACTACGTGTTCGACACGCGGACACCCAATTACGTGGAAATCGTAGCTCTAGGCGAGACGCAGCGATACGAAATCCTGAACGTTATTGAATTCACCTCGGCGAGGAAGCGTATGTCGGTGATCGTGAAAACGCCCGAGGggaagattaagattttttgcaAAGGCGCGGACTCGGTTATTTATGAGAGATTGATGTCGGCTTCTTTAGAAACTAGTGATCTTGATTCAGAACACGTGGACGATTTTCGTGAGACGACTCTTGAGCATTTGGAAAATTTCGCCACCGACGGACTGCGGACGCTCTGTTTCGCCGTCGCGGATATACCTGAAAACGTTTATCAG TGGTGGCGCGAGTCGTATCATAAAGCGTCGATCAGTCTTAGGAATCGCGAAAGTATGCTGGAACAATCTGCGAATTTTATTGAGAGTAAACTTACGTTATTAGGAGCGACCGCAATTGAAGATCAACTACAAGATCAA GTCCCAGAAACGATACAGGCTTTTATACAAGCTGATATCTATGTCTGGGTATTGACAGGAGACAAGCAAGAAACCGCCATAAACATTGGTTATTCGTGTAAATTAATAACGCACGGGATGCCACTTTACATTATTAATGAAACTTCTTTGGAT AAAACGAGGGAAGTCATCATCCAACGCTGCCTTGATTTTGGGATCGATTTAAAATGCCAAAACGATGTAGCCCTGATTATAGACGGCAGTACGTTGGATTATGCTTTGTCTTGCGATATTAGGATGGAATTCTTGGAATTATGTTCAGCTTGCAAAGTCGTCATCTGTTGTAGAGTGTCGCCGATTCAAAAAGCTGag GTGGTTGACTTAATCACGAGTAACAAGAAAGCGGTAACTCTTGCAATCGGAGATGGCGCAAACGATGTGGCTATGATACAAAAAGCTCACATCGGCGTCG GTATTTCGGGTGTAGAAGGTCTTCAAGCAGCCTGTGCCTCGGATTATTCCATTGCGCAGTTTCGTTTCCTGAAACGTCTGTTATTCGTTCACGGCTCTTGGAATTATAGCAGAATGTGTAAATTAATCTTGTATTCGTTTTACAAGAACATTTGTCTGTATGTTATTGAATTGTGGTTTGCCATCTATTCCGGCTGGTCCGGACAGATTCTTTTCGAAAGATGGTCCATTGGACTTTATAACGTG GTTTTCACCGCTGCGCCTCCTCTAGCTATGGGTCTCTTTGACAAAGTATGCTCCGCGGAAACTCACCTGGCTCATCCGGGACTGTACGCGACGAAGAATAATGGCGGATCATCCttcaatattaaa GTATTTTGGGTATGGATTATAAATGCGCTAATTCATTCGTCGCTGTTGTATTGGTTGCCGCTAATGGCCTTGAAACAAGACGTAGCCTGGGCAAACGGTAGAGACGGTGGTTATCTTCTATTAGGAAATTTTGTTTATACT TATGTTGTAGTAACGGTATGTGCGAAGGCGGGTCTAATAATAAACTCGTGGACATGGGTCACCCACTTGGCGACATGGGGTTCTATAATACTCTGgttcttatttattttgatatatag TAATTTTTGGCCCGTCTTGAACGTCGGCGCTGTGATGTTGGGAAAtgacaaaatgttattttcttcGCCTGTCTTTTGGCTGGGACTTATATTAATACCAATCGCGGTATTACTACTAGATGTTACAGTAAAAGC GGTGAAGAATACGGTTTGGAAATCCGTAACGGAAGCAGCCCGAGAGAATGAAATTAGGAAATCCGATCCTGGTGATATATTCAATAACCAAGATTACAGAAGCTC
- the LOC105195215 gene encoding probable phospholipid-transporting ATPase IA isoform X5 codes for MSDKSLLPRRIAGRNVEKSPLGVHARISPVTSVVPRSWCHASLEAAVNLDPLGSNARVVKTCCTTATAVAAVAAYIIVDDRSFAPAQPMQPARGNPRVPSPEPLRPFTPPDLSSIPHMDDTPLHNGSGNNNLGGGNTANRANDGGEEETTGPYIVGSPIDLGDIDNVDNIGLRLDPITRSSRRRMREHIELQETGSPDSDVGPVRAENGGSQGDDQPAAQQNDGEERIIFVNAPHQPAKYKNNHITTAKYSFLTFIPLFLFEQFRRYSNCFFLFIALMQQIPDVSPTGRWTTLVPLIFILSLSALKEIVEDVKRHRADDEINMSEVEVLRDGRWQWIQWRAVAVGDVVKVHNNTFFPADLILLSSSEPQGMSFIETANLDGETNLKIRQAHSDTANLLDTAELTNFRANIQCEPPNRHLYEFHGVLRETNKQSVALGPDQLLLRGAVLRNTRWVFGVVIYTGHDTKLMQNNTTTAPLKRSSLDRVINTQTLMLFFILLLLCILSTIFNVVWTNANKDGLWYLGLKEEMSKNFIFNLLTFIILFNNLIPISLQVTLEVVRFVQATFINMDIEMYHPETDTPAMARTSNLNEELGIVKYIFTDKTGTLTKNVMEFKRCSVGGRLYDLPNPLNGTSDESTSDSSCELIKDIMEGRSVRDLSNPIDKKKAEHAKILHEFMVMLSVCHTVIPEKIDDSLFYHAASPDERALVDGARKFNYVFDTRTPNYVEIVALGETQRYEILNVIEFTSARKRMSVIVKTPEGKIKIFCKGADSVIYERLMSASLETSDLDSEHVDDFRETTLEHLENFATDGLRTLCFAVADIPENVYQWWRESYHKASISLRNRESMLEQSANFIESKLTLLGATAIEDQLQDQVPETIQAFIQADIYVWVLTGDKQETAINIGYSCKLITHGMPLYIINETSLDKTREVIIQRCLDFGIDLKCQNDVALIIDGSTLDYALSCDIRMEFLELCSACKVVICCRVSPIQKAEVVDLITSNKKAVTLAIGDGANDVAMIQKAHIGVGISGVEGLQAACASDYSIAQFRFLKRLLFVHGSWNYSRMCKLILYSFYKNICLYVIELWFAIYSGWSGQILFERWSIGLYNVVFTAAPPLAMGLFDKVCSAETHLAHPGLYATKNNGGSSFNIKVFWVWIINALIHSSLLYWLPLMALKQDVAWANGRDGGYLLLGNFVYTYVVVTVCAKAGLIINSWTWVTHLATWGSIILWFLFILIYSNFWPVLNVGAVMLGNDKMLFSSPVFWLGLILIPIAVLLLDVTVKAVKNTVWKSVTEAARENEIRKSDPGDIFNNQDYRSSPVHAIADLARYGFAFSQEEGGSVTQTDVIRAYDTNLPKPGGM; via the exons ATGTCCGATAAAAGCCTCCTCCCTCGGCGAATCGCCGGGCGGAATGTTGAAAAGTCGCCGCTCGGCGTGCACGCACGAATTTCGCCCGTGACGAGCGTCGTGCCGCGAAGTTGGTGTCACGCGAGCCTCGAAGCCGCTGTGAATTTAGATCCGCTCGGGAGTAACGCGCGGGTAGTAAAGACGTGTTgcacgacggcgacggcggtggcggcggtggcggcttACATAATCGTCGACGACAGAAGTTTC GCGCCGGCACAGCCGATGCAACCAGCCAGGGGGAACCCCCGGGTTCCTAGTCCTGAGCCGTTGCGACCGTTCACCCCGCCGGACCTCTCTTCCATACCCCACATGGACGACACACCCCTGCACAATGGCAGCGGCAACAACAACCTCGGCGGTGGCAATACGGCCAACCGGGCGAACGACGGCGGAGAGGAAGAAACCACCGGGCCCTATATCGTCGGTAGTCCCATCGATCTCGGGGATATCGATAATGTCGACAATATCGGCCTCCGTCTGGACCCGATCACGCGCAGCAGTAGACGGAGAATGCGGGAGCACATCGAGCTGCAGGAGACCGGCTCGCCGGATTCCGACG TTGGTCCGGTAAGGGCGGAAAATGGTGGCTCACAGGGCGATGATCAACCAGCCGCGCAACAGAATGACGGCGAGGAGAGGATCATTTTCGTCAATGCCCCTCATCAGCCTGCGAAATACAAGAACAATCACATTACTACCGCGAAATACTCGTTTCTAACGTTCATACCCTTATTCCTGTTCGAACAGTTTCGCCGTTACAGCAATTGCTTCTTCCTGTTCATCGCACTCATGCAG caaATACCAGACGTATCTCCGACAGGACGCTGGACAACATTGGTTCCACTGATTTTTATTCTCAGCTTGTCCGCTTTGAAAGAGATAGTCGAGGACGTT AAGAGGCACAGAGCGGACGATGAAATAAATATGAGTGAGGTGGAGGTACTGAGGGACGGACGCTGGCAGTGGATACAGTGGCGCGCAGTGGCTGTCGGCGATGTGGTTAAG GTTCACAACAACACTTTCTTCCCCGCTGATTTGATTTTGTTGTCGTCGTCGGAGCCACAGGGTATGTCTTTCATAGAGACCGCTAATCTGGACGGCGAGACGAATCTGAAGATCCGACAGGCCCATTCCGACACTGCCAATCTCTTGGATACCGCGGAATTGACGAATTTTCGCGCTAACATCCAATGCGAACCGCCCAATAGGCATTTGTACGAGTTCCATGGAGTCCTACGGGAGACCAATAAACA GAGTGTAGCTTTAGGACCAGATCAATTGTTGCTCCGAGGCGCGGTGTTGCGGAACACGCGGTGGGTGTTCGGTGTAGTCATCTACACGGGACACGACACAAAACTCATGCAGAATAATACCACGACAGCGCCGTTGAAACGATCTTCCCTGGATCGGGTGATCAATACGCAGACATTGATGCTATTTTTCATACTCCTTCTCTTATGCATTCTTTCCACGATATTCAATGTCGTATGGACGAACGCCAACAAGGATGGCCTCTGGTATCTGGGATTAAAAG AGGAAATGAGTAAAAACTTCATTTTCAATCTACTGACGTTCATCATTCTCTTCAATAATTTAATACCAATATCGCTGCAAGTAACGCTTGAGGTAGTGAGATTCGTTCAGGCCACGTTTATTAATATGGACATAGAGATGTATCATCCGGAAACGGATACCCCAGCGATGGCTCGTACAAGTAATCTGAACGAAGAGCTTGgaatagttaaatatatatttacggaTAAAACCGGCACTCTTACGAAGAACGTCATGGAATTCAAGCGATGTTCAGTCGGTGGAAGACTGTACGA TTTGCCAAATCCTTTGAACGGTACGTCCGACGAAAGTACGAGCGACAGCAGTTGCGAGTTGATCAAGGATATTATGGAGGGAAGGTCCGTGCGGGACTTGTCGAATCCTATCGATAAGAAGAAGGCGGAACATGCAAAAATACTTCACGAATTTATGGTCATGTTGTCGGTTTGCCACACAGTTATTCCCGAGAAAATAGACGATTCCCTATTTTATCACGCTGCGTCTCCTG ACGAAAGAGCACTGGTAGACGGAGCACGTAAATTTAACTACGTGTTCGACACGCGGACACCCAATTACGTGGAAATCGTAGCTCTAGGCGAGACGCAGCGATACGAAATCCTGAACGTTATTGAATTCACCTCGGCGAGGAAGCGTATGTCGGTGATCGTGAAAACGCCCGAGGggaagattaagattttttgcaAAGGCGCGGACTCGGTTATTTATGAGAGATTGATGTCGGCTTCTTTAGAAACTAGTGATCTTGATTCAGAACACGTGGACGATTTTCGTGAGACGACTCTTGAGCATTTGGAAAATTTCGCCACCGACGGACTGCGGACGCTCTGTTTCGCCGTCGCGGATATACCTGAAAACGTTTATCAG TGGTGGCGCGAGTCGTATCATAAAGCGTCGATCAGTCTTAGGAATCGCGAAAGTATGCTGGAACAATCTGCGAATTTTATTGAGAGTAAACTTACGTTATTAGGAGCGACCGCAATTGAAGATCAACTACAAGATCAA GTCCCAGAAACGATACAGGCTTTTATACAAGCTGATATCTATGTCTGGGTATTGACAGGAGACAAGCAAGAAACCGCCATAAACATTGGTTATTCGTGTAAATTAATAACGCACGGGATGCCACTTTACATTATTAATGAAACTTCTTTGGAT AAAACGAGGGAAGTCATCATCCAACGCTGCCTTGATTTTGGGATCGATTTAAAATGCCAAAACGATGTAGCCCTGATTATAGACGGCAGTACGTTGGATTATGCTTTGTCTTGCGATATTAGGATGGAATTCTTGGAATTATGTTCAGCTTGCAAAGTCGTCATCTGTTGTAGAGTGTCGCCGATTCAAAAAGCTGag GTGGTTGACTTAATCACGAGTAACAAGAAAGCGGTAACTCTTGCAATCGGAGATGGCGCAAACGATGTGGCTATGATACAAAAAGCTCACATCGGCGTCG GTATTTCGGGTGTAGAAGGTCTTCAAGCAGCCTGTGCCTCGGATTATTCCATTGCGCAGTTTCGTTTCCTGAAACGTCTGTTATTCGTTCACGGCTCTTGGAATTATAGCAGAATGTGTAAATTAATCTTGTATTCGTTTTACAAGAACATTTGTCTGTATGTTATTGAATTGTGGTTTGCCATCTATTCCGGCTGGTCCGGACAGATTCTTTTCGAAAGATGGTCCATTGGACTTTATAACGTG GTTTTCACCGCTGCGCCTCCTCTAGCTATGGGTCTCTTTGACAAAGTATGCTCCGCGGAAACTCACCTGGCTCATCCGGGACTGTACGCGACGAAGAATAATGGCGGATCATCCttcaatattaaa GTATTTTGGGTATGGATTATAAATGCGCTAATTCATTCGTCGCTGTTGTATTGGTTGCCGCTAATGGCCTTGAAACAAGACGTAGCCTGGGCAAACGGTAGAGACGGTGGTTATCTTCTATTAGGAAATTTTGTTTATACT TATGTTGTAGTAACGGTATGTGCGAAGGCGGGTCTAATAATAAACTCGTGGACATGGGTCACCCACTTGGCGACATGGGGTTCTATAATACTCTGgttcttatttattttgatatatag TAATTTTTGGCCCGTCTTGAACGTCGGCGCTGTGATGTTGGGAAAtgacaaaatgttattttcttcGCCTGTCTTTTGGCTGGGACTTATATTAATACCAATCGCGGTATTACTACTAGATGTTACAGTAAAAGC GGTGAAGAATACGGTTTGGAAATCCGTAACGGAAGCAGCCCGAGAGAATGAAATTAGGAAATCCGATCCTGGTGATATATTCAATAACCAAGATTACAGAAGCTC